The following proteins are co-located in the Bacillus pumilus genome:
- a CDS encoding SDR family oxidoreductase: MRKNYIIFGASQGLGDAFVKGLPSSGDTVWIVSRSEPSSLNIDDGVHRIWLKIDLSSQTHIPFMLEALGNKAIDVLIYNVGLWEKRGFEDDYSFDEDQPEDIAHLINVNVTSTITYIQALLPHVRKSESGKIIVIGSTAGLDHTNLPQVSFVASKFGLRGIVNALREHVRKDKISVTCINPGELAAEIPYEDGAEKAITLYDETRIPVQDIVELARCVIHLSRVSCVKEINVPAMTDLNA; encoded by the coding sequence ATGAGAAAAAACTATATCATTTTCGGTGCAAGTCAAGGATTAGGGGATGCTTTTGTGAAAGGTCTTCCTTCAAGTGGAGATACAGTTTGGATTGTGTCACGAAGTGAACCAAGCAGTTTGAACATAGATGACGGAGTACATAGAATTTGGCTGAAAATCGATTTATCAAGCCAAACACATATCCCTTTTATGCTCGAAGCATTGGGGAACAAGGCCATTGATGTCCTGATTTATAATGTGGGTTTATGGGAGAAACGAGGCTTTGAAGACGATTATTCTTTCGATGAGGATCAGCCAGAGGATATCGCTCATTTAATCAATGTGAATGTTACCTCAACCATTACCTACATCCAAGCATTGCTTCCGCACGTAAGGAAATCTGAGAGTGGAAAGATCATCGTGATTGGCTCTACTGCGGGACTCGACCATACGAACCTGCCGCAGGTTTCCTTTGTAGCGTCTAAATTTGGATTGCGCGGGATTGTGAATGCACTGAGAGAGCATGTGAGAAAAGATAAAATATCCGTGACCTGCATCAATCCAGGAGAGCTTGCGGCTGAGATTCCTTATGAAGATGGAGCAGAAAAAGCCATCACCCTATATGATGAAACAAGAATACCTGTGCAAGATATTGTGGAGCTTGCGAGATGCGTGATTCATTTATCAAGGGTATCTTGTGTGAAAGAAATCAACGTCCCAGCGATGACAGATTTGAATGCTTAA
- a CDS encoding M20 peptidase aminoacylase family protein — protein sequence MTTLTNEMKQTVTDIFEHLHAHPEISWEETNTTAYIEDTLKKLGCKTRTFEDCTGVIGEIGEGAPVVAVRADIDALWQEVDGVFQANHSCGHDAHMTMALGTFMALKEKERPNGTIRFIFQPAEERGGGALKMIEKGVLSDVDYLYGVHVRPIQETLNGRCAPAILHGSSNHYIGTIIGEEAHGARPHLGINVIEVAATLVQRLAHIHVDPRVAHSVKMTNLNAGGGSSNIIPGKASFTLDIRAQTNEVMDELEKEIERACHSVADAFGASITLSTDHRLPAATLNEDAVQIMSDAIEHVLGKEQLDPPIVTTGGEDFHFYAAEVPHIKSTMLGLGCDLTPGLHHPYMTFDRSAIFTGIEILTEAVYKTLQQHVS from the coding sequence ATGACAACTTTGACAAACGAAATGAAACAAACCGTGACAGACATCTTTGAGCACCTGCATGCCCATCCAGAAATAAGCTGGGAAGAAACGAATACGACCGCTTATATCGAAGACACTTTAAAGAAGCTGGGCTGCAAGACACGAACATTTGAAGACTGTACAGGGGTGATCGGTGAAATTGGAGAAGGCGCACCAGTGGTCGCAGTGAGAGCCGATATTGATGCACTTTGGCAGGAAGTAGATGGGGTGTTTCAAGCCAATCATTCATGTGGTCACGATGCGCACATGACGATGGCCCTCGGCACCTTCATGGCATTAAAGGAAAAAGAACGACCGAACGGCACGATCCGGTTCATTTTTCAGCCAGCTGAAGAAAGAGGCGGAGGCGCTCTGAAGATGATTGAAAAAGGTGTGTTATCAGATGTCGATTACTTATACGGAGTGCACGTGCGCCCAATTCAAGAAACACTAAACGGACGCTGCGCTCCAGCGATTTTACACGGGTCAAGTAATCATTACATCGGAACAATTATTGGAGAGGAAGCGCACGGTGCACGCCCACACCTCGGTATCAATGTTATTGAAGTCGCTGCTACCCTCGTGCAAAGACTAGCGCATATACATGTCGACCCAAGAGTAGCGCATTCTGTGAAAATGACCAATCTGAATGCAGGCGGCGGCAGCTCAAACATCATACCTGGTAAGGCTTCTTTTACACTAGATATTCGGGCACAAACAAACGAAGTGATGGATGAACTAGAAAAGGAAATTGAAAGAGCTTGTCATTCTGTAGCGGACGCCTTTGGCGCTTCTATTACACTTTCAACAGATCATCGTTTGCCAGCTGCGACATTAAATGAGGATGCCGTCCAGATCATGTCTGATGCGATTGAACACGTTTTAGGCAAAGAGCAGCTCGATCCGCCGATCGTGACGACAGGTGGAGAGGATTTTCATTTTTATGCAGCAGAAGTTCCGCATATCAAATCCACGATGCTCGGATTAGGCTGTGATTTAACACCAGGGCTTCATCATCCTTATATGACATTCGACCGCTCTGCTATCTTTACTGGCATTGAGATTTTGACTGAGGCTGTATACAAAACGCTTCAGCAGCATGTATCGTAA
- a CDS encoding YfcC family protein — protein MKTATVSAPKKQKRKLQMPDAYVLLFMIALICTIATYFVPAGEFDRKTSGDITTAVPGSYHRIDQSPVSAVGFFTAIQEGMVGSSSIIFLILFTGGTIAILERTGAINGMIHHVISRFQTKQLLFICIVGGLFSVLGTTGIVVNSVIGFIPIGIIVARSLKWDAVAGAAVIYIGCYAGFNATILSPSPLGLSQTIAELPIFSGIGLRVIIYLCFLISSIVYIYLYTRRLKNKEKGSLLGDQWFPAKGLGGAEAESVDKPAFTSRHKLILAVCGLSLGGFLYGALQLGWTDKEMAGVFIFMAIAAGLLGGLAANDIAKTFIVGCQSLVYGALIVGMARCISVILENGKLLDTVVNGLASMLTGFSPIAGAIGMYMASALLHFLISSGSGEAVVFIPILAPLADLMGITRQVAVEAVMLGEGVVNCVNPTSGVLMAVLAASGIPYVKWLRFMVPLALIWFVIGLVFICIGVMINWGPY, from the coding sequence ATGAAAACAGCGACAGTATCAGCACCTAAGAAGCAAAAACGAAAACTTCAAATGCCGGATGCGTATGTGCTCTTATTTATGATTGCACTGATTTGTACCATTGCAACGTATTTTGTACCAGCAGGTGAATTTGACCGAAAAACATCAGGAGATATCACAACAGCCGTTCCTGGCAGCTATCATCGCATTGATCAATCACCAGTGAGTGCGGTTGGCTTTTTCACAGCCATTCAAGAAGGAATGGTGGGGTCATCTTCTATTATTTTTCTGATTTTATTTACTGGCGGAACCATTGCGATCTTGGAACGGACAGGTGCAATTAACGGGATGATTCACCATGTCATCAGCCGGTTTCAAACAAAGCAGTTACTGTTCATTTGTATTGTCGGTGGCTTATTTTCTGTGCTTGGGACGACCGGAATTGTCGTGAACTCTGTCATTGGCTTTATTCCTATCGGCATCATTGTGGCACGATCTTTGAAGTGGGACGCTGTGGCGGGGGCGGCGGTCATTTACATCGGCTGTTATGCCGGCTTTAACGCAACGATTTTATCACCATCTCCACTAGGTTTATCTCAAACGATTGCAGAGCTGCCAATCTTTTCTGGAATTGGTCTTCGTGTCATTATTTATCTTTGCTTTCTGATTTCTAGTATTGTGTACATCTACTTATATACAAGGCGCCTGAAGAATAAAGAAAAGGGAAGCCTTCTTGGCGATCAATGGTTTCCTGCTAAGGGGCTTGGAGGAGCTGAAGCGGAATCAGTGGACAAGCCTGCCTTTACCAGCAGACATAAGCTGATTTTAGCGGTGTGTGGTTTGTCACTTGGGGGCTTTTTATATGGCGCGCTTCAGCTTGGCTGGACCGATAAGGAAATGGCGGGTGTGTTTATTTTTATGGCGATCGCTGCTGGACTGCTTGGCGGATTAGCAGCCAATGATATTGCGAAAACGTTTATTGTCGGCTGTCAAAGCCTTGTATACGGCGCACTTATTGTCGGGATGGCGCGCTGCATTTCAGTTATTCTAGAAAACGGTAAATTGCTTGATACAGTGGTCAATGGCTTGGCGAGTATGCTGACAGGATTTAGTCCAATTGCTGGTGCGATCGGGATGTATATGGCAAGTGCGCTTCTTCACTTTTTGATTTCATCAGGGTCAGGAGAAGCTGTTGTCTTTATTCCGATTCTTGCGCCGCTGGCTGATTTAATGGGCATCACGAGACAGGTAGCTGTAGAAGCTGTCATGCTCGGCGAAGGAGTAGTCAACTGTGTCAATCCTACTTCAGGTGTGTTGATGGCTGTGCTTGCAGCAAGTGGTATTCCTTATGTGAAGTGGCTGCGTTTTATGGTGCCGCTTGCGCTCATTTGGTTTGTCATCGGTCTTGTGTTTATTTGTATCGGAGTGATGATCAACTGGGGACCTTATTAA